The Silene latifolia isolate original U9 population chromosome X, ASM4854445v1, whole genome shotgun sequence genome contains the following window.
atttcaaacaaaaaaaaaagtcgggttttgtaattaacaacatgaacaggaacgattttaacaacgattccaacaatgaagctagtaacgaggttagtttacgatttagttttgttaaaaatttatgttttattatcgtttgaatcccgaattaggatagatgccatgaATGTGAGATGAATTATGATAGAATTTGTGACGGATTTATTTGAAAatgcaattgaaaaaaaaaaaaaaaaaaaaaaaaaacgcccgGGCCTGGACGAAGAACTTTTTCGTCGGACACTGGTTTTGGACGAAAAAACCCTTCGTCCataatgggccttggacgaaggatTTTTTCGTCAAAACCAGGCCCGGACGAAAAATCCTTCGTCAAGGCCCATTATGGACGAAGGGTTTTTTAAGTCTGGGCCTGGTTTTGGACGAAATAatccttcgtccaaggcccaaaccgtgtttttttttttttttttttttttttttgtttccgactcgttttgtataaaacatttaaaataatttatttccgtctttttttgtataaaacatttaaaataattaaataccgtCTTTatattataaaacaatttatCTTTAATATTTCCGACTTGTTTTGtataaaataactaattaccgtctttgtattatttttatattattttttatttactcCGACTCGTTCCGTAgctaataattaattaataactaaattatcgaaatgcgtgcgcaggtgattaacgatggagacggtattgattactcagatcattttaagactagcttgttctttgcatccaAAGATTGAAGCGTTTAATTGGGCATATGAGATCGGGCTCCGactcgggtttggtataaaaaGAGCAAGCAACAAGAAAGTTGGTCGTAACACGAATTTGAGACAACGTTATTTTGTTTGTCGGATGGGTGGAAAAGGTCCCGTAAATAAGGATGTCGATTCTTTAATGAGGGGTAACACGGCTACCGCGTGGTGCAATTGCAAATTTTCAATGAAAGTTGTTGAATTAGAAGAGAATAAGTGGCAGCTTGTGATGAGATCCGAGTTTCATAATCATGGTTtaacgttgtattgtgacggcggcgagatactttgcaaagtttgatgacgaggagttggCTTATATCGATGCCCAAGTTAGAGCTCACGTTAGGACCGCAATTATTAGTGCGGGTTTGCATCGGCGGAATCCGGAAAAGTCAAGACCTAATCGGCGACAAATCTACAATCGTTCTCGAAAGTAAGGGCCGAGGAAAGAGATGGGAGAAACCCCGACAATGAGATGTTAGCACTTGCGGTTCAAAGATAAGTACGTTCATTATTGGGTCACCGATCGAGACCGATGAGCTAACCCACGTGTTCATGGCTCATCCGGAAGCCGTTAAGATGTTTCGATCATAATATTATGTGGTACAGATCGATTCCACGTACAAGACAAATGAataccgtcttccgcttgttgaGATGGTTGGAGTCACACCCGTCGAGAAGAGCTTTGTCATCGCGTATGCTCTTGTGACGCATGAGTCCGAGGAGAAATATCTGTGGGTACTACGGAAACTGAAGGCCCTACTCAATGATGTCGTTCAACCTAATGCTATTGTTACTGATTGCGAGGGTGGTTTGTTGAACGCGATTCCCATTGTTTTTCCAGATTCGTCTCACTTGCTATGTCTTTGGCATATATATTCTAACGTGGAGACGAAAGCACTTGATATCACGAAACAGAAATATCTGTGGGTACTACGGAAACTGAAGGCCCTACTCAATGAAATTCGGAATGCAGATCCGAGTATGAGATCATCCATGTTCGATGCCCTTTACTCTCAGATACATCCGGAACAGGAGGATGTAAACGAGCCTCGGGTCAACGAGAACCCTAGAGGACGTCCGAGTAGGGGAACTCGTAGAGATCCGTCCGCCGTTGAGCATGCACGGGTTCGGGTTCGAGTAGGTACTCCGTCTTCCCAACGTACTCCGTCTAGTACCCCCCGTTCTACTCCGACGGTTCCTGTTACTCCGTCGTCTACTCCCCGTTCTACTCCGACGGTTCGTTTTACTCCGTATAGTACCCCCCGATCCACTCAAACGGGCCCCGATACACCGTCTACCACTGCTACCACGAGTACGGGGAGTTTTGGCACAACGTATTGCGCACCTCTTGAGGTCGACTACACCATTGGTGATTTGAGGTATTTTCCTTATCGTGACTTCCTGCCTTCATTTTTTCACGAGTATGTAGAAGCATGGTTTAATCCTTACGGAGACGGTCATTGTGGTTTTCGAGTTATCTCACATGCTGTTCGGGGTGACCAATCTCATTTCACGATGGCTAGAACAGATTTACTTAGGGAAATTTGTAGTCCCGTTTACCGTGATCATATCTATGGCCCAGCGAGATTGATGCGGAGGTAGCTAGAATTACATTTATGGATCAGATACCGTGTGGCTCGGGTCATTGGATGGACGGTTTCGATCTATATGGTTATGCTACGATGTACAATTGGGTGATATGTTGTATTTCTGCATTTGACGATCGAGAAAGTCAGCGACATTGGAATGGTAGTTTTACTTATTTGCCTTTACGAACCCCCCCGGAGTACGTACCCCATATGGTGTCTTATGGGTATTACATGCGGGAAACCACTATTTGCGGCTCCGGGTACGCCCCTTGTCACCTATGCCTCCAGTAGCCCCTTGTTGGGTACATGATGCAAGCGTAGCTCATTATAATGGCCTGTATCGACATCAGTTTCGTGTATGGCGCGATTTCGCGAGTTCATCTTAGCTTTTATTTGTCCGATTATTGTATCTTTTATATTATATATCCGAATATTGtaccttatattttattttatttatccgaTTATTGTAGTTTATTATCTTCTGCATCCGATTAAATGACTTAAaacgtaatttaattaaaacaatcCTTAAAACACAATTtgacatattttaattaaaacattccttaaaacgcgttttgacataattaaaacataaaccaataaaaacataattaaaacatatcATACCCTAAATACCAAACCCTAAAtagcaaaccctaaaccctaaaccccaaaccccaaaccccaaatcccaaaccctaaaccctaaaccccaaaccccaaaccccaaaccccgaacttaattatcttccgatgatgaagatgacgattccttatcttcttcatgatcttgaatctcaatttcttcaggttgggtagACATATATTGAGTCAACAAATCATTCAAGTAGAGATAAAGAATTCCTTGCCCCGACACTCTACTAGCACATAAGTCTGATAGTCTTGGGTAATCGATCACGGTGAGAATGCGCTCAAAATATGTAAAGATATCACTTTTCAACCTacgaaactcccacatcttctcgtTTAGTACTTCATCAGAAACAACCACAGCCAAAAACCCCTGAGCAAAAACAACATCACAATTAGCTCTCGCCGTTTCACAAACTGCATCTACCAATATACCCCCACTCTTGTAAATAGGGACCTTCTTCTTAGAGTTTAACGGCAACCTCAACTGCTCTGATGAAATCCCAAAAAAGCCACAAACATACATAAGGGGATCCGCCAACGTCTCGTCATTACTCTCCACCTTACAACAGTTACCATCAACCCGAACGCCTAAGATCTGCGCAACATCGTGAAGGAGTATGGAcatctccccaaaaggcatgtgaaaactgttggtgtcgggttgccatctctcaacaaaagcagaaataaggggcatgttataattctcggccatggaatctaataggtgagaaAGACCAGTACCGTCATAAATAGTCTTAACGGCCGGAGGGAGTtgccaacaactcaacaacctcgtCTTACCAAACCGGTGGTAACCCGTCAAAACTGGTCGACCGACCTCATTAGGAGTCGACCATAAGGTGTTGGCAATGTGGCCCCCAAAGCTAGGAATCACGTGGGGAAAGTCAGGACCACCAGGAACACGATGATCGATCAACCAAGAGACATCcttacccgacttcttcttcggaGCCACCACACTACTAGAACTACCATCCGACCTCC
Protein-coding sequences here:
- the LOC141620738 gene encoding uncharacterized protein LOC141620738; the protein is MAGGGNDRHVRARKGLQFESEVGDGSTDSWTDERVEEELVRSGDVIGEEEAGIERVRRVPRRRNEEGRFQRRSDGSSSSVVAPKKKSGKDVSWLIDHRVPGGPDFPHVIPSFGGHIANTLWSTPNEVGRPVLTGYHRFGKTRLLSCWQLPPAVKTIYDGTGLSHLLDSMAENYNMPLISAFVERWQPDTNSFHMPFGEMSILLHDVAQILGVRVDGNCCKVESNDETLADPLMYVCGFFGISSEQLRLPLNSKKKVPIYKSGGILVDAVCETARANCDVVFAQGFLAVVVSDEVLNEKMWEFRHYNELRLHHVPNKGLLEA